One stretch of Saccharomonospora xinjiangensis XJ-54 DNA includes these proteins:
- a CDS encoding PucR family transcriptional regulator, translating into MTTAGHIDEGEISSTSRAALRVLATALLDDLGVLTDRLVLMVSRAQPGYARLGASAPDALRENLAANLERGIQSLGGFVPEGASPDDTSRETGRKRAREGIPLEAVLHAYRLGAQVIWEGLLAASRERFGGRFDHDLLTASGWVWRVFDASSAALVDDYRREESRLRSRELGRRQAFLNALLDGEGGDTVLAQDAATVLGLPTCGPMLCVVALLDATADEPLRSPREALAARGLVSSWQVRPSDVVGLVALGDQPPSEVLAALRPVATGRVGASPVITTLARVAEAYPLARTAARTLTAPGVAFLDDRLPEALLAGGSELTARLAQVAFGDLLTLAEPERATLLATLDAVIDSGGSPTRAAQRLYCHRNTVIYRLHRIESLTGRSMSSARDRLLFALGLLAVPLLDRRRQDGSGVSR; encoded by the coding sequence ATGACGACGGCAGGGCACATCGACGAGGGCGAGATCTCCTCGACGTCGAGAGCCGCCCTGCGCGTGCTCGCCACAGCACTGCTGGACGACCTCGGGGTTCTCACCGACCGACTCGTGCTGATGGTGTCGCGCGCCCAGCCCGGCTACGCGCGGCTCGGCGCCTCGGCTCCCGATGCGCTGCGGGAGAACCTCGCGGCGAATCTGGAACGTGGTATCCAGTCACTCGGCGGTTTCGTTCCGGAGGGCGCTTCCCCCGACGACACGTCCCGCGAGACCGGCAGGAAGCGGGCGAGGGAAGGTATCCCGCTCGAAGCGGTGCTGCACGCGTACCGGCTCGGCGCCCAGGTGATCTGGGAAGGGCTCCTCGCGGCCTCACGGGAGCGGTTCGGAGGTCGCTTCGACCACGACCTGCTGACGGCGTCCGGCTGGGTGTGGCGGGTGTTCGACGCCAGTTCGGCGGCACTCGTCGATGACTACCGGCGTGAGGAGTCCCGCCTGCGCAGCCGGGAACTGGGCAGACGCCAAGCCTTCCTCAACGCGCTGCTGGACGGTGAGGGCGGCGACACCGTCCTCGCGCAGGACGCCGCGACGGTGCTCGGGTTGCCGACGTGCGGGCCGATGCTGTGTGTGGTGGCCCTTCTCGACGCGACGGCCGACGAGCCGCTGCGGTCGCCAAGAGAGGCGCTCGCCGCGCGCGGGCTGGTGTCGTCGTGGCAGGTGCGGCCGTCCGACGTCGTGGGACTGGTCGCGCTCGGTGACCAGCCGCCCTCGGAGGTGCTGGCCGCGCTGCGGCCCGTCGCGACGGGCAGGGTCGGGGCGTCGCCGGTGATCACCACGCTGGCGCGGGTCGCCGAGGCGTACCCGCTCGCCCGCACGGCGGCGAGGACGCTCACCGCGCCGGGTGTGGCGTTCCTCGACGACCGCCTTCCCGAGGCACTGCTCGCGGGCGGGAGCGAGCTGACGGCGCGGCTCGCGCAGGTGGCGTTCGGCGACCTGTTGACCCTGGCCGAGCCCGAGAGAGCGACATTGCTGGCGACGCTGGACGCGGTGATCGACAGCGGTGGTTCCCCCACCAGGGCCGCGCAGCGGCTCTACTGTCACCGCAACACCGTGATCTACCGCCTCCACCGCATCGAGTCGCTCACCGGCCGTTCGATGTCCTCGGCACGCGACCGGCTGCTGTTCGCGCTCGGCCTGCTGGCCGTCCCGCTGCTCGACCGCCGACGTCAGGACGGTTCCGGAGTCAGTCGCTGA
- a CDS encoding manganese catalase family protein — translation MFTHTKRLQFEAKPEQPDPVFARKLQELIGGAWGETTVTMQYLFQGWNCRIEGKYKDLIMDIATEEIGHVEMLATMVARLLEGAPATETTRAVQDPVMAAVIGGMDPQQAIVGGGGATLSDSQGVPWNGRYIVASGNLLADFRANVAAEAQGRLQTARLYNMTDDPGVKDMLKFNLARDTYHQNLWLAAIEELKADGVEGTVAPNALLDEEHTEHATSLWNLSEGDESTQGRWAHGTAPDGSHQMGIIPEPRPLGGPADAPAPDPKLFATYDGSKGSPRDPRLTGVKGMVGKLKEGFSD, via the coding sequence ATGTTCACACACACCAAACGCCTGCAGTTCGAGGCGAAGCCCGAGCAGCCGGACCCGGTGTTCGCGAGGAAACTTCAGGAGTTGATCGGTGGCGCCTGGGGTGAGACGACCGTCACGATGCAGTACTTGTTCCAGGGCTGGAACTGCCGCATCGAAGGCAAATACAAAGACCTGATCATGGACATCGCCACAGAGGAGATCGGGCACGTCGAGATGCTCGCGACGATGGTGGCGCGGTTGCTCGAAGGCGCGCCTGCCACCGAGACCACTCGTGCTGTGCAGGACCCGGTGATGGCGGCCGTTATCGGGGGCATGGACCCGCAGCAAGCCATCGTCGGAGGAGGGGGAGCCACCCTGAGCGACAGCCAGGGTGTCCCGTGGAACGGGCGATACATCGTGGCCAGCGGCAACCTCCTGGCCGACTTCCGCGCCAACGTGGCTGCCGAGGCGCAGGGGCGGTTGCAGACCGCGCGCCTGTACAACATGACCGACGACCCCGGCGTCAAGGACATGCTGAAGTTCAACCTCGCCCGCGACACCTACCACCAGAACCTGTGGCTCGCGGCGATCGAGGAGTTGAAGGCCGACGGCGTCGAGGGGACGGTCGCCCCGAACGCGCTGCTGGACGAGGAACACACCGAACACGCCACCAGCTTGTGGAACCTGTCCGAAGGGGATGAATCCACGCAAGGAAGGTGGGCACACGGGACGGCACCGGACGGCTCACACCAGATGGGGATCATTCCGGAACCGAGGCCGCTGGGCGGGCCTGCCGACGCTCCGGCACCGGACCCGAAGCTCTTCGCCACCTACGACGGAAGCAAGGGATCACCCCGCGACCCCCGTCTCACCGGCGTGAAAGGCATGGTCGGCAAGCTCAAGGAAGGGTTCAGCGACTGA
- a CDS encoding wax ester/triacylglycerol synthase domain-containing protein produces MRTSTAPRLLVVFAGTASPPLSAVQRAAQHAWPDADVVAEPVTEAPAGGAGTGRELGRLLDRVRPDAVLAVHPSVAAGLDWLRRRRGFGLPTATWDPSTGTGGLDALIRLLATAPPRPAPRTLPASDALFTHVDSPAVPQHVGTVLVFEPGTVPTVGQAAAMLAMVPGAFGRLAPARLTRPARWIPVEGRVATDAVDVVTAADLPSAVDSFFSEPLNAARSVGEARLVTGLADGRSALLVKLHHALGDGMTVLQALLSDTDDAASLSWASRPSLPMSWLGVPGLRAGPRPVLSGLARLAAAGRAPKATTDGPVPDPRRHHALGLLAGKAVRVSARDAGVGAAEYVLATFAQAWHDVTGTERGRFRLMVPWSVRGTDSLRMAGNHTGAVSVDLPVGPMDLTVRARRVAAALRSRTDTGVPEAANLVVQALGLLPPTLHRAAARLVYRGGWFNAVGTVMPGPRREVRWHGAVMSRAYPVLALAPETGLAWGALTWGPWITVCVTAHADAAPFADALTERMQALVIGSTLRETS; encoded by the coding sequence GTGCGGACCTCCACTGCACCGCGTCTGCTCGTCGTCTTCGCGGGGACGGCGAGTCCGCCGCTGTCCGCCGTGCAGCGGGCGGCTCAACACGCCTGGCCGGACGCCGACGTCGTGGCCGAGCCAGTGACAGAGGCCCCTGCCGGTGGCGCCGGAACGGGGCGGGAACTGGGCAGGCTGCTCGACCGGGTACGGCCGGACGCTGTGCTCGCCGTCCATCCTTCGGTCGCCGCGGGGCTCGACTGGTTGCGTCGCCGTAGGGGTTTCGGGCTACCCACCGCGACGTGGGACCCCTCGACCGGCACGGGCGGACTCGACGCGTTGATCCGCCTGCTCGCCACCGCTCCTCCCCGGCCCGCTCCCCGCACACTGCCCGCGTCCGACGCTCTTTTCACGCACGTCGATTCTCCCGCCGTGCCCCAGCATGTGGGCACGGTGCTCGTCTTCGAACCGGGCACCGTGCCCACCGTGGGACAGGCAGCGGCCATGCTCGCCATGGTGCCTGGAGCTTTCGGCAGGCTCGCCCCGGCCCGTCTCACCCGGCCCGCCCGCTGGATCCCCGTCGAGGGCAGGGTCGCCACGGACGCCGTCGATGTGGTGACCGCCGCTGACCTGCCGTCCGCAGTGGACTCGTTCTTCTCCGAGCCCCTGAACGCCGCGCGTTCCGTCGGCGAGGCTCGGCTCGTCACGGGTCTCGCCGACGGGCGCAGCGCGCTGCTGGTGAAGCTGCACCACGCGCTCGGTGACGGGATGACCGTGTTGCAGGCCCTGCTGTCCGACACCGACGACGCGGCGTCGCTGTCGTGGGCGAGCCGTCCCTCGCTGCCGATGTCCTGGCTGGGCGTCCCTGGGCTTCGGGCGGGCCCACGTCCTGTGCTCTCGGGGCTCGCCAGGCTCGCCGCGGCTGGCCGCGCGCCGAAGGCCACCACGGACGGGCCCGTCCCCGACCCACGCAGGCACCACGCCCTCGGTCTGCTGGCGGGCAAGGCGGTGCGGGTCTCGGCACGTGACGCGGGTGTCGGCGCCGCCGAATACGTGCTCGCGACCTTCGCTCAGGCGTGGCACGACGTCACAGGGACGGAGCGCGGAAGGTTCCGCCTCATGGTTCCGTGGTCGGTGCGCGGCACGGACAGTCTGCGCATGGCCGGTAACCACACCGGCGCCGTGTCGGTCGATCTGCCCGTGGGCCCGATGGACCTCACCGTCAGAGCCCGGCGCGTGGCGGCGGCACTGCGGTCCCGCACCGACACCGGGGTGCCGGAGGCCGCGAATCTCGTGGTGCAGGCACTCGGCCTCCTGCCACCCACCCTGCACAGGGCGGCGGCCCGGCTCGTGTACCGGGGCGGCTGGTTCAACGCGGTCGGCACGGTCATGCCCGGACCTCGCAGGGAGGTGCGCTGGCACGGCGCGGTGATGTCGAGGGCCTACCCGGTGCTCGCTCTGGCGCCGGAAACCGGGCTGGCGTGGGGTGCGCTCACCTGGGGGCCGTGGATCACGGTATGCGTCACCGCCCACGCCGACGCCGCCCCGTTCGCCGACGCGCTCACCGAGCGCATGCAGGCCCTCGTCATCGGATCGACCCTGCGGGAGACATCGTGA
- a CDS encoding cysteine--tRNA ligase, which yields MTFESMTRWRPATGATAITLDGRSTTLLDRARVYACGITPYDMTHLGHASTFVWVDTLRRVLRVLGVEPILCRNVTDVDEVIDDAARRAGVRYDHYAAFQEFRFEEDMAALRVRMPDYEPRAHRYIDAVIRLAGALAESGAAYVRDGGVYFRGRHVVARSRLNEETALDLARRYGGRPDEKAKDDPFDVAVWQPAEPGHPAWDSPWGPGRPGWHAECVAMSVSTFGPCVDIHAGGADLRFPHHAYHAAMAEAYAGVSPYARAWFHVGTVLADGAKMASSRGNHVLVQDLLRSYPAPVVRLAIIDRSWAGSWEYAPGVLDVAAARLEDLHQAAGRRGGHTDDSDIERMRRLLGADLDVPAALDVAIERGGTAARVLTAALGLS from the coding sequence ATGACGTTCGAATCGATGACCCGCTGGCGCCCCGCCACGGGCGCCACGGCGATCACCCTGGACGGTCGTTCGACGACGTTGCTCGACCGCGCCCGCGTCTACGCCTGCGGGATCACGCCCTACGACATGACCCACCTCGGACACGCCTCGACCTTCGTGTGGGTGGACACGCTGCGACGCGTGCTGCGCGTCCTCGGCGTCGAACCGATCCTGTGCCGCAACGTCACCGACGTGGACGAGGTCATCGACGACGCCGCCCGGCGGGCAGGGGTGCGCTACGACCACTACGCGGCGTTCCAGGAGTTCCGCTTCGAGGAGGACATGGCCGCGCTGCGGGTGCGGATGCCCGACTACGAACCGCGAGCGCACCGCTACATCGACGCGGTGATCAGACTGGCCGGTGCGCTGGCCGAGTCCGGTGCCGCGTACGTGCGCGACGGCGGCGTCTACTTCAGGGGCAGGCACGTCGTCGCGCGGTCGCGGCTCAACGAGGAGACCGCACTGGATCTGGCCCGCAGGTACGGCGGCAGACCGGACGAGAAGGCGAAGGACGACCCGTTCGACGTCGCCGTGTGGCAGCCTGCCGAGCCGGGCCATCCCGCGTGGGACTCGCCGTGGGGGCCGGGAAGGCCAGGCTGGCACGCGGAATGCGTCGCCATGTCGGTTTCGACGTTCGGGCCGTGCGTGGACATCCACGCCGGTGGCGCTGACCTGCGTTTTCCCCACCACGCCTACCATGCGGCGATGGCTGAGGCGTACGCGGGCGTCTCACCGTACGCGAGGGCGTGGTTTCACGTGGGCACGGTGCTCGCCGACGGAGCCAAGATGGCCTCCTCACGTGGCAATCACGTGCTGGTGCAGGACCTGCTGAGGAGCTACCCCGCTCCCGTGGTGCGTCTCGCCATCATCGATCGATCGTGGGCCGGGTCGTGGGAGTACGCCCCCGGCGTCCTGGACGTGGCGGCGGCGCGGCTGGAGGATCTCCACCAGGCGGCAGGCCGCAGGGGCGGGCACACCGACGACTCCGACATCGAACGGATGCGGCGGCTGCTCGGCGCCGATCTCGACGTGCCGGCCGCGCTCGACGTCGCCATCGAACGGGGCGGAACGGCGGCGCGGGTTCTGACCGCCGCCCTCGGCCTTTCCTGA